The Brasilonema sennae CENA114 genome includes a region encoding these proteins:
- a CDS encoding leucyl aminopeptidase has protein sequence MEILATATPLLEWTGDGLAIGLFEDAVELTGEQVTLDEKLAGSIKELIAEEEFKGKQGSTAVTRVGGGSPVRKIILVGLGKPEAFKLETLRRSVANVARLAKKQKCKTLGISLPIWNNDPTQTAQALAEGVQLGLYQDNRFKSEPEDKGPQVEKVDLLGLGGQEAAISHANQIASGVFLARQLVAAPANSVTPITMADTAADIASEHGLQIEILEQEDCEKLGMGAFLGVAKASDLPPKFIHLTYKPEGTPKRKLAIIGKGLTFDSGGLNIKGAGSGIETMKIDMGGAAATLGAAKAIAQLKPDVEVHFISAVTENMISGRAMRPGDILTASNGKTIEVNNTDAEGRLTLADALVFAEKLEVDAIVDLATLTGACVIALGDDIAGLFSTDDALAAQIEKASQTSGEKFWRLPMEEKYFEGLKSGIADMKNTGPRPGGSITAALFLKEFVKQTPWAHLDVAGPVWADKENGYNGPGATGFGVRTLVSWVLSDS, from the coding sequence ATGGAAATTCTTGCCACTGCTACCCCCCTTCTAGAGTGGACGGGGGACGGTTTAGCAATTGGATTATTTGAAGATGCTGTAGAGTTAACTGGCGAACAGGTAACTTTAGATGAAAAGTTGGCTGGTAGTATAAAAGAGCTGATTGCTGAAGAGGAATTTAAAGGTAAGCAAGGCAGCACTGCTGTAACGCGAGTGGGTGGTGGTAGCCCAGTTCGTAAAATTATACTCGTAGGTTTAGGCAAACCCGAGGCTTTCAAACTAGAAACCTTGCGGCGATCTGTAGCCAACGTTGCTCGCTTAGCGAAAAAGCAGAAGTGCAAAACTCTGGGAATCAGCCTGCCTATTTGGAACAACGACCCAACACAAACAGCACAAGCACTAGCTGAAGGCGTTCAATTAGGACTATATCAGGATAATCGCTTTAAATCTGAACCAGAGGATAAAGGACCACAAGTTGAGAAAGTCGATTTATTAGGACTGGGTGGACAAGAAGCAGCAATTAGCCACGCCAATCAAATTGCCTCTGGTGTATTTTTAGCACGGCAGTTGGTCGCAGCTCCTGCCAACTCTGTGACACCAATTACTATGGCAGACACCGCCGCTGATATTGCCTCAGAACACGGTTTACAAATAGAAATCCTGGAACAGGAAGACTGTGAAAAGTTGGGCATGGGAGCTTTTTTAGGAGTTGCAAAAGCTTCGGATTTGCCACCTAAGTTTATTCACCTCACTTACAAACCAGAAGGAACACCCAAACGTAAGCTAGCGATTATTGGTAAAGGTTTAACCTTCGACTCTGGTGGACTCAACATCAAAGGAGCTGGCAGTGGTATTGAAACCATGAAAATTGACATGGGTGGTGCTGCGGCTACTTTAGGTGCCGCCAAAGCGATCGCTCAACTTAAACCAGATGTTGAAGTTCACTTTATTTCCGCTGTCACAGAAAATATGATCAGCGGTCGTGCTATGCGCCCAGGTGACATTCTCACTGCATCCAATGGCAAAACCATTGAAGTAAATAATACCGATGCAGAAGGACGTTTGACCTTGGCAGATGCCTTAGTATTTGCTGAAAAGCTAGAAGTGGATGCAATTGTTGACTTAGCGACTCTCACTGGTGCTTGTGTGATTGCTTTGGGAGATGACATTGCTGGTTTGTTCTCTACCGATGATGCTTTAGCAGCACAGATAGAAAAAGCTTCCCAAACTTCTGGAGAAAAGTTTTGGCGACTTCCAATGGAAGAAAAATACTTTGAAGGGCTGAAGTCTGGCATCGCGGACATGAAGAATACAGGACCACGTCCTGGTGGTTCAATAACCGCTGCATTGTTCCTCAAGGAGTTTGTCAAACAAACTCCTTGGGCGCACCTAGATGTTGCTGGTCCAGTTTGGGCAGACAAAGAAAATGGTTACAACGGTCCCGGTGCGACTGGCTTTGGCGTTCGTACTTTAGTCAGTTGGGTGCTAAGCGATAGCTAA
- a CDS encoding sensor histidine kinase gives MYLYSKLRFIPSQVVTVTVVLTLLLFLPHTWISWEAYYNFNSIIKTEFRLKIINEEITYFDEVLTMSASMNAATGDRIWEQRYHQFEPKLNVAIQESIQLVQKVYENDDFKKIYDVNQRLVAMEYQSFYLVKKGQSQAAQAILSSQEYKQKKRSYAEIVGKRDLTISHQLEENIAEYRNKLFWSNFASFFSLVMLIPAWLMVLRFLKEYLKDRNFSQAALEKTNQELEIRVARRTKELKRKNIQLQQTLQKLQQTQVQLIQTEKMSSLGQMMAGIAHEINNPITFVSGNLIYAEEYTQNLLKVVELYQQEYPNLSQVVQTEIDAMDLDYLKQDFNQLVKSMKMGTERIQEIVKSLQTFSRLDEAALKTVDIHEGIDSTLMILHHRLKVTETHFEISIIKEYGFLPLIECNPGLLNQVFMNIVANAIEALDEYNLQRTSDEIKANPNYIRIRTEVISKNWIGIQIIDNGPGIPEKIRSKLFDPFFTTKPVGKGIGLGLSISYQIIVDKHGGKLYCQSVPGQGAEFFIEIPISRS, from the coding sequence ATGTACTTATACTCTAAATTGAGATTTATTCCATCTCAAGTAGTAACTGTAACAGTAGTGCTGACATTGTTATTATTTTTGCCTCATACTTGGATCAGTTGGGAAGCATACTACAACTTCAACAGTATTATCAAAACTGAATTCAGACTAAAAATTATCAATGAGGAAATTACCTATTTTGATGAAGTTTTAACCATGTCAGCAAGTATGAATGCTGCTACAGGTGATCGGATTTGGGAACAACGGTATCATCAATTTGAACCAAAACTAAATGTTGCGATTCAGGAATCAATTCAACTAGTTCAAAAAGTATATGAAAATGATGATTTCAAAAAAATTTATGATGTAAATCAGCGTTTAGTTGCAATGGAATATCAATCTTTTTATTTAGTAAAGAAAGGTCAAAGCCAAGCAGCACAAGCAATATTATCAAGTCAAGAATATAAACAAAAAAAACGCTCATATGCTGAAATTGTTGGTAAAAGAGACCTTACTATTTCGCATCAGTTGGAGGAAAACATTGCTGAATATCGCAATAAACTATTTTGGTCAAATTTTGCATCATTTTTTAGTTTAGTAATGCTCATTCCAGCATGGCTTATGGTATTACGATTCTTAAAAGAATACTTAAAAGATCGAAATTTTTCTCAAGCAGCATTAGAAAAAACTAATCAAGAATTGGAAATTAGAGTAGCTAGAAGGACAAAGGAATTAAAACGAAAAAATATCCAACTACAACAAACGCTACAAAAACTGCAACAAACTCAAGTACAACTGATTCAAACTGAAAAAATGTCTAGTTTGGGTCAGATGATGGCTGGTATTGCCCATGAAATTAACAATCCCATCACTTTTGTTTCTGGCAATCTTATCTACGCTGAGGAATACACCCAAAACTTACTAAAAGTCGTGGAACTATATCAGCAAGAGTATCCCAATCTTTCACAAGTAGTTCAAACTGAAATCGATGCGATGGATTTGGATTACTTGAAACAAGATTTTAATCAATTGGTCAAATCTATGAAGATGGGAACAGAACGGATTCAGGAAATAGTTAAATCTCTTCAGACATTTTCTCGCTTAGATGAGGCTGCTCTAAAGACAGTTGATATTCATGAAGGTATTGATAGTACATTAATGATTTTGCACCACCGCCTTAAGGTAACCGAAACACATTTTGAAATTTCTATTATTAAAGAGTATGGTTTTTTGCCGCTGATCGAGTGCAACCCTGGTTTACTGAATCAGGTATTTATGAACATCGTTGCCAATGCAATTGAAGCTCTAGATGAGTACAACTTACAGCGCACATCTGATGAAATCAAAGCTAACCCCAATTATATTCGTATTCGCACTGAGGTGATTTCAAAAAACTGGATTGGAATCCAAATTATTGACAATGGTCCTGGTATTCCAGAAAAAATTCGTTCCAAGCTATTTGACCCTTTCTTTACTACTAAACCTGTGGGTAAAGGTATAGGACTTGGGCTATCTATCAGTTACCAGATTATAGTAGACAAGCATGGTGGGAAGCTATATTGTCAGTCAGTACCTGGACAAGGTGCAGAATTTTTTATTGAAATTCCAATTAGTCGTTCATAA
- a CDS encoding LOG family protein: MTSSASFDTLESLQADIAKLFEDLPMSKHRQYIIQALATIVRLAHKSEEIERLDWKILSSSLTDMERGFQLFYAYRHVRKVAIFGSARLSPETPEYRMAYEFARDVCRLGFMVMTGGGGGIMQAGNEGAGRENSFGLNIQLPFEQQANPIIEGDPKLIHFKYFFTRKLFLLKESDAIALFPGGFGTQDEAFECMTLSQTGKFGPVPLVLIDHPGGDYWRSWSEYIDKQLVQKGLVSPDDPSLYTVTDNLDVACNAITSFYQVYHSSRYVGDRLLVIRLKAELSDAEVEQLNADFSDILVTGRIEKSQALPQEAQDETFELPRLVLYFNQRDLGRLYQLIAVINRMGTPSAEEKAHPERK, encoded by the coding sequence ATGACCTCATCTGCGTCGTTTGACACATTAGAGTCTCTTCAAGCGGATATCGCTAAATTATTTGAAGACTTACCGATGTCAAAGCATCGGCAGTATATTATCCAGGCACTAGCTACTATAGTGCGTTTGGCTCACAAGAGTGAAGAAATTGAGCGCCTCGATTGGAAAATATTGTCATCTTCATTAACAGATATGGAGCGCGGTTTCCAGCTGTTTTATGCTTACCGACATGTTCGCAAAGTCGCTATTTTTGGTTCGGCTCGCTTATCGCCAGAAACACCAGAATATCGCATGGCGTATGAATTTGCTCGCGATGTCTGTCGATTAGGATTTATGGTGATGACAGGTGGCGGTGGCGGAATTATGCAAGCAGGTAACGAAGGTGCTGGACGGGAAAATTCTTTTGGCTTAAACATTCAGCTGCCCTTTGAGCAACAGGCAAACCCGATTATTGAGGGAGATCCTAAGCTGATTCACTTTAAATATTTCTTCACGCGGAAGCTGTTTCTCCTCAAGGAGAGTGATGCCATAGCTTTGTTTCCAGGTGGTTTTGGCACTCAAGACGAAGCTTTTGAGTGCATGACTTTGAGCCAGACAGGTAAGTTTGGTCCAGTACCTTTAGTATTAATTGACCACCCTGGTGGCGATTATTGGCGATCCTGGAGCGAATATATTGACAAACAACTAGTGCAAAAAGGTCTGGTTAGTCCTGATGACCCAAGTCTTTACACGGTGACAGACAACTTGGATGTCGCTTGCAATGCTATTACCAGTTTTTACCAAGTTTATCACTCTAGCCGCTACGTGGGCGATCGCCTCTTGGTGATCCGTCTCAAAGCAGAGTTATCCGATGCTGAGGTAGAACAACTCAATGCTGATTTCAGCGACATTCTTGTGACAGGACGCATTGAAAAAAGTCAGGCTTTACCGCAAGAAGCTCAAGATGAGACGTTTGAGCTACCGCGTCTGGTTTTGTACTTCAATCAAAGAGATTTAGGGCGGTTGTACCAACTGATCGCAGTGATTAACCGCATGGGGACTCCTTCAGCAGAAGAAAAGGCGCATCCAGAAAGGAAGTAG
- the trxA gene encoding thioredoxin, translated as MSEGDQVTDSTFKQEVLDSAIPVLVDFWAPWCGPCRMVGPVVDEIAIQYKDQVKVVKLNTDENPNVASQYGIRSIPTLMIFKGGQKVDMVVGAVPKTTLSNTLEKYL; from the coding sequence ATGTCAGAAGGCGATCAAGTTACAGACTCTACCTTTAAACAGGAAGTACTCGATAGCGCAATTCCTGTTTTAGTTGACTTTTGGGCACCCTGGTGCGGGCCTTGCCGGATGGTTGGTCCTGTTGTCGATGAAATTGCTATCCAGTACAAAGACCAAGTTAAGGTAGTGAAACTTAACACCGATGAAAATCCGAATGTTGCCAGCCAGTATGGCATTCGCAGCATTCCCACATTAATGATTTTTAAAGGTGGGCAAAAAGTTGATATGGTGGTCGGTGCTGTACCGAAAACTACACTATCTAACACTTTGGAAAAATATCTTTGA
- a CDS encoding GuaB3 family IMP dehydrogenase-related protein, with translation MDIQIGRGKTARRAYGIDEIALAPGNGTLDPSLADTQWCIGNIERKIPIIASAMDSVVDVRMAVLLSQLGALGVLNLEGIYTRYANPEPILDRIASVGKEEFVPLMQELYAEPIKAELIEQRIREIKQQGGIAAVSATPVGASKFGSVVAKAGADLFFIQATVVSTAHLSPESVIPLDLAKFCQEMPIPVILGNCVTYEVTLNLLKAGAAAVLVGIGPGAACTSRGVLGVGVPQATAIADCAAARDDYYQETGKYIPVIADGGLITGGDICKCIACGADGVMIGSPFARAAEAPGRGYHWGMATPSPVLPRGTRIRVSTTGTLEQILTGPAQLDDGTHNLLGALKTSMGTLGAKNIKEMQQVEVVIAPSLLTEGKVYQKAQQLGMGK, from the coding sequence GTGGATATTCAAATTGGGCGGGGAAAAACAGCTCGCAGGGCCTACGGTATAGATGAAATTGCTCTCGCCCCCGGTAATGGAACACTCGATCCAAGTTTGGCTGACACTCAGTGGTGTATCGGCAATATTGAGCGCAAAATCCCAATTATTGCCAGTGCGATGGATAGCGTAGTAGATGTGCGTATGGCTGTGCTTTTGTCACAGCTAGGAGCATTGGGTGTTTTGAACTTAGAAGGAATTTACACTCGCTATGCAAATCCAGAGCCAATTTTAGACCGTATTGCCTCTGTCGGCAAAGAAGAATTTGTTCCCTTGATGCAAGAACTTTATGCTGAACCGATAAAAGCAGAATTAATTGAACAACGAATCAGAGAAATTAAACAACAAGGTGGTATCGCCGCCGTGAGTGCGACTCCCGTAGGAGCAAGCAAATTTGGTTCTGTAGTGGCAAAAGCTGGTGCTGATTTATTCTTTATACAAGCAACAGTGGTTTCTACTGCACACCTTTCTCCAGAATCTGTTATACCACTCGATTTGGCAAAGTTTTGTCAAGAAATGCCAATACCAGTGATATTGGGAAATTGCGTAACTTATGAGGTAACGCTCAATTTGCTCAAAGCAGGCGCAGCAGCCGTACTGGTAGGAATTGGTCCTGGCGCAGCGTGTACCTCTCGTGGTGTGCTGGGTGTAGGTGTACCACAAGCAACGGCGATCGCCGACTGTGCAGCCGCACGGGATGATTATTACCAAGAAACTGGCAAATACATTCCAGTGATTGCTGATGGGGGTTTAATCACGGGTGGCGACATCTGTAAGTGCATTGCTTGTGGTGCAGATGGAGTGATGATTGGTTCTCCCTTTGCCAGAGCTGCTGAAGCTCCCGGACGGGGATATCATTGGGGGATGGCAACTCCCAGTCCAGTCTTGCCACGTGGTACGCGCATTCGTGTCAGCACCACTGGTACCCTAGAGCAAATCCTCACTGGACCAGCACAGCTTGATGACGGAACTCATAATCTTTTGGGAGCCTTGAAAACGAGTATGGGCACTTTGGGGGCAAAAAATATTAAAGAAATGCAACAAGTGGAAGTTGTGATTGCTCCTTCTTTGTTAACCGAAGGTAAAGTTTATCAAAAAGCACAACAATTAGGTATGGGTAAATGA